In Thermocrinis minervae, a single genomic region encodes these proteins:
- the purH gene encoding bifunctional phosphoribosylaminoimidazolecarboxamide formyltransferase/IMP cyclohydrolase, which translates to MRRALISVYYKEGVEEIAKALESAGYEIVSTGKTATYLQELGISVKKIEDITGFPEILGGRVKTLHPLIHGGILLREWVEEDLKQSKELGIVPIDVVVVNLYPFEEKLKEGLEERELLEFIDIGGPTLLRASAKNFYRVVVVVDPQDYGWVSQKIREGGLTLEERRRLAAKAFAYTSYYDALVWNYLWKEEGFPNFFSLPFKNLRSLRYGENPHQKGFLLENPLESLGIVKAKILQGKEMSFNNYLDADAAVRSVSELQGPACVIVKHNNPCGAAVGSDLLDAFLKAKETDPESAFGGIVAFNDIVDARLAQELTEMFLEVVIAPEYEPQALEILSRKKNLRVIQYFGHSIWYDIKKVSGGYLMQEEDTELYRELKVVTKREPTEEELKDLIFAYKVCKHVKSNAVVIAKGERTLAIGSGNTSRVDSLRCAISRAHRYGFNLEGAVLASEAFFPFRDSVDIAASVGIRAIIQPGGSIRDKEVIEAADEHHIAMIFTGTRHFKH; encoded by the coding sequence GTGAGAAGAGCTTTAATCTCTGTCTACTACAAGGAAGGTGTAGAGGAGATAGCCAAGGCCCTTGAATCTGCAGGTTATGAGATAGTTTCTACTGGAAAGACGGCCACTTACCTGCAAGAGCTTGGTATAAGTGTAAAGAAAATAGAGGACATAACTGGCTTTCCTGAGATCCTAGGTGGTCGTGTAAAGACACTCCATCCTCTCATCCACGGGGGGATACTTTTAAGGGAATGGGTGGAGGAAGACCTAAAGCAGTCCAAAGAATTGGGCATAGTTCCCATAGACGTGGTAGTGGTAAACCTCTATCCCTTTGAGGAGAAGTTGAAAGAAGGCCTTGAAGAAAGAGAACTGTTAGAGTTTATAGATATAGGTGGTCCGACACTCTTAAGGGCATCCGCTAAGAACTTCTACAGGGTAGTAGTGGTGGTAGATCCACAAGACTACGGATGGGTGTCCCAGAAGATAAGAGAAGGAGGGCTTACCCTTGAGGAGAGAAGGAGACTCGCCGCCAAAGCCTTCGCCTATACCTCTTACTACGATGCTCTCGTGTGGAACTATCTCTGGAAGGAAGAAGGTTTTCCCAATTTCTTTTCGCTACCCTTTAAGAACCTTAGAAGCCTAAGGTACGGAGAGAATCCACACCAAAAAGGATTCTTGCTAGAGAACCCCCTTGAGAGCTTGGGTATAGTCAAGGCAAAGATCCTCCAAGGAAAGGAAATGTCTTTCAATAACTACCTGGACGCAGATGCTGCTGTTAGATCTGTTTCCGAGTTACAAGGTCCTGCATGCGTCATAGTCAAGCATAACAACCCATGCGGTGCTGCTGTAGGTTCTGACCTTCTGGATGCCTTTCTAAAGGCAAAGGAGACTGATCCAGAGTCTGCCTTTGGTGGTATAGTAGCCTTTAACGACATCGTCGATGCTAGACTTGCCCAAGAGCTTACGGAGATGTTTCTGGAGGTTGTAATAGCTCCAGAGTATGAACCTCAGGCCCTGGAAATTCTAAGCAGGAAGAAAAACCTAAGGGTTATACAGTACTTTGGCCACAGCATCTGGTACGACATAAAGAAGGTTTCCGGCGGTTACCTTATGCAGGAAGAAGACACAGAGCTTTACCGAGAACTTAAGGTAGTTACTAAAAGAGAACCCACGGAGGAGGAGCTTAAGGATCTTATATTTGCTTACAAAGTGTGTAAGCATGTAAAGTCTAACGCTGTAGTAATAGCAAAAGGAGAAAGAACACTGGCCATAGGTTCTGGCAACACTTCAAGGGTGGATAGCCTTAGGTGTGCGATAAGCAGGGCTCACAGGTATGGTTTTAACCTGGAAGGTGCCGTCTTAGCCTCCGAAGCCTTTTTCCCCTTCAGGGATAGTGTGGACATAGCTGCAAGTGTGGGTATAAGGGCCATAATACAGCCGGGAGGTTCTATAAGAGACAAAGAGGTAATAGAGGCAGCGGACGAGCACCACATAGCTATGATTTTCACGGGTACTAGACACTTCAAGCACTGA
- the ilvB gene encoding biosynthetic-type acetolactate synthase large subunit gives MERKGADIVIEVLKEEGVEVIFGHPGGAIMEVYDALYRDGSIRHILARHEQGAGHMAEGYAKATGKVGVAMSTSGPGATNLVTAIADAYMDSVPVVFITGQVPTHLIGNDAFQEVDIVGITRPITKHNFLVKRIEDLPLILRQAFYIARTGRPGPVLVDIPKDITQKLSSVGIPSLEEVKESLPGYRPHIEGNPQQIKKAAKAILEAKRPVLYVGGGAVQAEAQAELVELAEMMMIPVTTTNMGKGAFPELHPLALHMLGMHGTYYANMAVYHCDLLIAVGARFDDRVTGKVEEFAPQAKIIHIDIDPASISKNIVVDIPIVGDVKIVLRKLIEELKKMGGKPLFVEERQKWLEQIERWKKLHPLRYNKSDKVIKPQYVIEQIWEATKGDAIIATGVGQHQMWAAMFYKYSFPRQFINSGGLGTMGFGLPAGIGAKIGRPDKEVFVIDGDGSFMMTMQELVTAVQYKVPVKIAIINNGYLGMVRQWQELFYEKRYSEVDLSVQPDFVKLAEACGAVGFRAEKPSDVREIIEEALKIDDRPVLMDFHVDREENVLPMVPAGKSYREMILDDGKKKVEAETMYLVG, from the coding sequence ATGGAGCGCAAAGGTGCAGATATAGTCATAGAAGTGTTAAAGGAAGAAGGGGTTGAGGTTATCTTTGGTCATCCTGGTGGAGCCATAATGGAAGTCTACGATGCCCTCTACAGGGATGGAAGCATAAGGCATATATTGGCAAGGCATGAACAGGGTGCTGGGCATATGGCGGAGGGGTACGCAAAGGCTACGGGGAAAGTAGGTGTAGCCATGTCCACATCCGGACCTGGTGCTACCAACCTTGTGACTGCCATAGCTGACGCTTACATGGATTCTGTACCCGTGGTCTTTATAACAGGTCAAGTCCCAACCCACCTTATAGGTAACGATGCTTTCCAAGAAGTAGACATAGTAGGTATAACAAGGCCTATAACAAAGCATAACTTCTTAGTCAAGAGAATAGAAGACTTACCATTGATACTCAGACAGGCCTTCTACATAGCCAGGACGGGAAGGCCTGGACCAGTACTCGTGGACATACCTAAGGACATAACCCAAAAGTTATCCTCTGTAGGTATACCTTCCCTTGAGGAGGTAAAAGAGTCGCTACCAGGATACAGGCCTCACATTGAGGGTAACCCTCAGCAGATAAAAAAGGCAGCCAAAGCCATACTTGAAGCAAAGAGGCCAGTCCTTTACGTAGGTGGTGGTGCTGTTCAGGCAGAGGCTCAGGCTGAGCTTGTAGAGCTAGCCGAAATGATGATGATACCAGTGACCACCACCAACATGGGTAAGGGGGCCTTTCCAGAACTTCACCCGCTTGCCCTCCACATGCTAGGTATGCACGGTACTTACTACGCCAACATGGCTGTTTACCACTGCGACCTTCTGATAGCAGTAGGGGCACGTTTTGATGACAGGGTGACTGGCAAAGTGGAAGAGTTTGCACCACAAGCTAAGATAATCCACATAGACATAGATCCAGCCTCCATATCAAAGAACATAGTGGTGGACATACCCATAGTAGGGGACGTCAAGATAGTTCTCAGGAAGCTGATAGAAGAACTAAAGAAGATGGGTGGAAAGCCACTGTTTGTAGAAGAGAGACAAAAGTGGCTTGAGCAGATAGAAAGGTGGAAAAAGCTACACCCTCTAAGGTACAACAAGTCTGATAAGGTAATAAAACCACAGTACGTAATAGAACAGATATGGGAGGCTACCAAAGGTGACGCCATAATAGCTACGGGCGTAGGTCAGCATCAAATGTGGGCTGCCATGTTCTACAAGTATTCCTTCCCACGACAGTTCATAAACTCCGGTGGTCTTGGTACCATGGGTTTTGGCCTCCCAGCCGGCATAGGAGCCAAGATAGGCAGGCCTGATAAAGAAGTCTTTGTCATAGACGGTGATGGCTCCTTTATGATGACCATGCAAGAGCTGGTTACTGCTGTTCAGTACAAAGTCCCAGTGAAGATAGCTATAATTAACAACGGTTACCTTGGTATGGTACGTCAATGGCAAGAGCTCTTCTACGAAAAGAGGTATTCAGAAGTAGATCTGAGCGTACAGCCAGATTTTGTAAAGCTTGCTGAGGCCTGTGGGGCTGTAGGTTTCAGGGCTGAAAAACCCTCAGACGTAAGGGAAATAATAGAGGAAGCACTGAAGATAGACGACAGGCCAGTGCTAATGGACTTCCATGTGGACAGAGAAGAGAACGTCTTGCCCATGGTACCAGCAGGAAAGTCTTACAGGGAGATGATACTAGACGATGGTAAAAAGAAAGTAGAAGCAGAAACCATGTATTTAGTGGGGTAA
- a CDS encoding bile acid:sodium symporter family protein codes for MLQAFLMLSILLSLSSLGYLYPTLFLSFKEHVPYLLTLVMLSMGMTLSKKDFINTLKKPLSVTYGAILHYTIMPILGFLIPKLFDFGKDLSVGMVLVGSAPSGTASTLITYLSKGDLAYSVSVTTFSTLLSPLLTPFWAWLLAGRYVSVPFLPMVTTTLKLIVLPIIAGMFLKRFIKVQKVERFLPYLTTLCIALIIAVVLSLNRDALQKSSSLLILGVSLHIVLGFVLGYAFGRLTGLDVKLSKTLSIEVGMQNSALSTVLALNFFGQEASLPSAIFSLLQNLYGLFLSFLLRRL; via the coding sequence ATGTTGCAAGCTTTCCTCATGCTGAGCATCCTCCTTAGTTTATCTTCCTTAGGCTACCTTTATCCTACACTCTTCTTGAGTTTTAAAGAGCACGTCCCCTACCTGCTTACCCTGGTTATGCTCAGCATGGGAATGACTCTAAGCAAGAAAGACTTTATCAACACACTGAAAAAGCCCTTGAGCGTAACTTACGGCGCTATACTTCACTACACCATAATGCCCATCTTGGGGTTCCTTATACCAAAGCTGTTTGATTTTGGTAAAGATCTTTCTGTAGGCATGGTGTTGGTGGGTTCTGCGCCCAGCGGTACAGCATCAACACTCATCACATACCTATCGAAGGGAGACCTTGCCTACTCGGTTTCTGTTACCACTTTTTCCACGTTGCTTTCTCCCTTGCTTACACCCTTCTGGGCTTGGCTTCTTGCAGGAAGGTATGTATCCGTACCCTTTTTACCTATGGTAACAACTACGTTAAAGCTGATAGTCCTGCCCATAATAGCAGGTATGTTTTTAAAAAGGTTTATAAAAGTCCAAAAAGTTGAAAGGTTCTTACCCTACCTTACAACTCTTTGCATAGCGTTGATAATAGCAGTGGTTTTATCTCTGAACAGGGATGCTTTGCAAAAGTCAAGCAGCCTTCTGATCTTGGGTGTTAGCCTACATATAGTTTTGGGCTTTGTGCTTGGTTATGCCTTTGGAAGATTAACAGGTTTAGACGTTAAACTTTCCAAAACCCTCAGTATAGAGGTGGGCATGCAAAACTCGGCTCTTTCTACAGTGCTTGCCCTTAACTTCTTCGGTCAGGAAGCTTCTTTGCCTTCGGCTATCTTTAGTCTCCTGCAGAATCTCTACGGTCTTTTCCTTTCCTTTCTTCTAAGAAGGTTATAA
- a CDS encoding penicillin-binding protein 1A, translating to MKKLILLSLLVFVFVPFAFLFTLSLDLPSVENLKRWKPPEATVIYDYKGRVFGDVGIQRRYYVPLSEIPLHVRQAFIAAEDRNFYMHPGVDPIAIVRAVVANLRHREVVQGASTITQQLAKNLFLTPERSIKRKIKEALLALKIERTFSKDQILEMYLNYIYLGQGAYGVEAASRIYFGKHVKDLTLDEAALLAALPKAPSKYNPFRNPEGVLERRNYVLYRMYEDGYISKEDYERYTKKPIHVKLENRYYGMDYFLDYVKDYLVNKYGEVILAGGYKVYTTVDKDLQIHAQQAVKRGVLRVAKANGIPYLPEDPYEVQKIYDSQETDLKPGKVYIGKVQNVSEDSMEIAIKDKVFQVKDVKLPVEKGDFVLVRVYRRKGELQIEVLPDLQGALVSLDVKTGAIRAMVGGYSYLRSPYNRAVYAKRQPGSAIKPIIYLAALMKGYTQVSQIDATPRSFYDPSKGKEWTPSNYEGEQYGMVTLRTALAKSINTATVNLLADIGFDLPIEIGRKLGIELKPYYSMALGSIEVTPLKLTSAFQAFANLGTYCKPYFVEKIVAPDGTILEENKPQCQQVLPPQETRVLVDMLRAVILEGTGVAASSMDRILAGKTGTTNDYMDAWFVGFSPNIVAGVWVGFDAKRSMGKGMAGAKVALPIWMDYMSVAAFMYPKEDFPIPDGVVVVNCPTPMLFVAGTEGVCSQNQKSTDQQTQDELKGIVNPDLLKDRKP from the coding sequence ATGAAAAAACTGATCTTGCTCTCCCTCTTAGTCTTTGTGTTTGTACCTTTTGCCTTTCTCTTTACGCTTTCTCTTGACCTTCCCTCTGTGGAGAATCTCAAAAGATGGAAGCCCCCGGAAGCTACCGTCATATACGACTATAAGGGGAGAGTCTTTGGTGATGTGGGTATACAGAGGAGGTACTACGTTCCCTTGAGCGAAATTCCTCTGCACGTAAGACAAGCCTTTATAGCAGCAGAGGATAGAAACTTCTACATGCATCCAGGTGTGGATCCTATAGCAATAGTGAGGGCTGTAGTGGCTAACTTAAGACACAGAGAGGTAGTACAGGGAGCTTCTACAATAACCCAACAGCTTGCTAAAAACCTCTTTTTAACACCGGAGAGAAGCATAAAGAGAAAGATAAAAGAAGCCCTCTTAGCGTTGAAGATAGAAAGAACCTTTAGCAAGGACCAGATACTGGAAATGTACCTTAACTACATATACCTGGGACAAGGAGCCTACGGAGTAGAGGCAGCATCAAGGATATACTTTGGAAAACACGTCAAAGACCTGACCTTGGATGAGGCTGCTCTTCTTGCAGCTCTTCCAAAGGCTCCTTCCAAGTACAACCCTTTCAGAAATCCGGAAGGTGTTCTTGAAAGAAGGAACTATGTGCTTTACAGGATGTACGAAGATGGGTACATATCAAAGGAGGATTATGAAAGGTATACGAAAAAGCCAATACACGTAAAGTTGGAAAACAGATACTACGGCATGGATTACTTCTTAGACTACGTCAAAGACTACCTTGTGAATAAGTACGGAGAAGTAATACTGGCAGGCGGGTACAAGGTGTACACCACCGTGGACAAAGACCTCCAGATCCATGCCCAACAGGCTGTAAAAAGGGGCGTGCTGAGAGTTGCCAAGGCTAACGGCATACCATACCTTCCTGAGGATCCGTATGAGGTGCAAAAGATATACGACTCGCAGGAAACAGACTTAAAGCCTGGAAAAGTCTACATAGGAAAGGTTCAGAACGTGAGCGAGGATTCTATGGAAATAGCCATAAAGGACAAAGTTTTCCAGGTTAAAGATGTGAAGTTACCAGTGGAAAAGGGAGACTTTGTACTGGTAAGGGTCTATAGAAGGAAAGGAGAACTTCAGATCGAAGTCTTGCCAGACTTGCAGGGTGCCCTGGTAAGCCTTGACGTGAAAACTGGAGCTATCAGAGCCATGGTAGGGGGTTATTCTTATTTAAGGAGTCCTTACAACAGAGCGGTATACGCAAAGAGACAACCAGGTTCAGCTATCAAACCTATTATCTACCTAGCAGCTCTCATGAAAGGATACACCCAAGTATCCCAGATAGACGCCACGCCTAGGAGCTTCTACGATCCATCCAAAGGCAAAGAGTGGACACCATCCAACTACGAGGGTGAACAGTACGGTATGGTTACGCTGAGGACAGCCCTAGCTAAAAGCATAAACACGGCAACCGTAAACCTCTTGGCAGACATAGGCTTTGACCTTCCTATCGAAATAGGTAGAAAGTTAGGCATAGAGCTTAAACCCTACTACTCTATGGCCCTCGGTAGCATAGAAGTAACACCCTTAAAGCTAACTTCAGCTTTTCAGGCCTTCGCCAACCTCGGAACTTACTGCAAGCCATACTTTGTGGAGAAGATAGTAGCCCCCGATGGGACTATCCTAGAAGAGAACAAACCACAATGTCAACAGGTGCTTCCTCCACAAGAAACTAGAGTACTGGTAGACATGCTTAGGGCTGTAATTCTGGAAGGTACTGGTGTGGCCGCAAGCTCTATGGACAGGATTTTGGCAGGTAAGACGGGTACTACCAACGATTACATGGACGCTTGGTTTGTAGGCTTTTCACCCAACATAGTCGCAGGAGTATGGGTAGGCTTCGACGCGAAGAGGTCTATGGGTAAAGGTATGGCAGGTGCCAAGGTAGCACTACCCATATGGATGGACTACATGTCAGTGGCCGCCTTTATGTATCCTAAGGAAGACTTTCCCATACCTGATGGTGTAGTTGTAGTAAACTGTCCCACACCCATGCTCTTCGTGGCAGGTACCGAAGGTGTGTGCAGTCAGAACCAAAAGAGCACAGATCAGCAAACTCAAGACGAGCTTAAGGGTATAGTTAATCCGGACCTCTTGAAGGATCGAAAACCTTAA
- a CDS encoding leucyl aminopeptidase, whose translation MVKSGSFTLDGPVAIFLFEDDFSNLDVLGEKRKVAEELLGLENFKGKEESLVKVHLPVDGKGFIPLYAVGLGKKDKTSLDSYRVAGALLVKRLKRDKVSSVCVYVGESLDYKLSKAITEGVLLGSYSFDKYKTKKEEEGVKVEKVTLHGADEEGIRVGSIFAEAQNFARDLVNEPGNVINPITLAEIAQKLAQEYGLECTIYDEKQIQEMGMNALWSVGKGSATPPRFIHLVYRPQGEPKEKIALVGKGLTFDSGGLNIKTGDYMRTMKMDKSGACAVLGIMKALAELKPQVEVHGLIGAAENMPSGTAYRPDDIIVALNGKTIEIDNTDAEGRVTLADVLSYASRLKPSKIVDMATLTGACIVALGEYTAGLFTNDDEFGDEILRLSKETGERMWKLPMDDKRLRKKIKKGEADVLNSGGRYGGAITAAMFLEEFVDEGIKWVHLDIAGPAYTKEEYGYYSKGATGFGVRTLLEYILSL comes from the coding sequence ATGGTAAAGTCTGGAAGCTTTACCCTAGACGGTCCGGTGGCCATCTTCTTGTTTGAAGATGACTTTTCTAACTTGGATGTTCTGGGAGAAAAGAGAAAGGTAGCCGAGGAGCTCCTTGGACTTGAGAACTTCAAGGGTAAAGAGGAAAGTTTGGTAAAGGTACATCTTCCTGTTGATGGAAAGGGTTTTATCCCCTTATACGCCGTAGGTCTCGGTAAAAAAGATAAAACTTCTTTGGATTCTTACAGAGTAGCAGGTGCCCTTCTAGTGAAAAGGCTCAAAAGGGACAAGGTGAGCTCTGTCTGCGTGTACGTAGGGGAAAGCCTTGACTACAAGCTCTCCAAGGCAATAACGGAGGGTGTGCTTCTGGGAAGTTACTCCTTTGACAAGTACAAAACCAAGAAGGAAGAAGAAGGTGTCAAAGTTGAAAAGGTTACACTCCATGGTGCGGACGAAGAAGGTATAAGGGTTGGAAGTATATTTGCAGAAGCCCAGAACTTTGCAAGGGACCTTGTAAACGAACCTGGGAACGTAATCAATCCCATAACCTTGGCAGAGATAGCTCAAAAGCTCGCCCAAGAGTATGGCCTGGAGTGCACCATATACGACGAGAAGCAAATACAGGAAATGGGTATGAATGCCTTGTGGAGCGTAGGAAAGGGTTCGGCTACACCACCAAGGTTTATACATCTGGTTTACAGGCCTCAGGGAGAACCTAAGGAGAAGATCGCGCTAGTGGGTAAGGGCCTTACCTTTGACTCTGGTGGTCTGAACATAAAGACAGGAGACTACATGAGGACCATGAAGATGGACAAATCGGGGGCCTGTGCCGTACTCGGTATAATGAAAGCCCTAGCCGAGCTAAAGCCACAGGTGGAAGTCCATGGCCTTATAGGTGCCGCTGAAAACATGCCAAGTGGTACTGCCTACAGACCCGATGATATAATCGTGGCTTTGAACGGTAAGACCATAGAGATAGACAACACAGACGCAGAGGGTAGAGTCACACTAGCAGATGTTCTTTCTTATGCCTCGAGACTAAAGCCTTCTAAGATAGTAGATATGGCTACGCTCACCGGTGCATGTATAGTAGCTTTAGGAGAGTACACGGCAGGGTTGTTTACCAACGACGATGAGTTTGGAGATGAAATCCTAAGACTCTCAAAAGAAACGGGAGAACGTATGTGGAAGCTACCCATGGACGACAAGAGGCTCAGAAAGAAGATAAAGAAAGGGGAGGCTGATGTCCTGAACTCAGGAGGAAGGTACGGTGGTGCTATTACTGCTGCCATGTTTCTGGAAGAGTTCGTGGATGAGGGTATAAAGTGGGTCCACTTAGATATAGCAGGGCCGGCCTATACCAAAGAAGAGTATGGTTACTACTCTAAAGGTGCCACTGGTTTTGGAGTTAGGACTCTGCTGGAGTATATACTTAGCCTTTAA
- the ilvN gene encoding acetolactate synthase small subunit: MEDLNLVKAPLYRETKKGIVRKHLISLTVRNELGVLARIATLIAGKGYNIESLSVGETHEKGISRMTLEVIGDDVVIDQVVKQLRKLIDTLKVKDLTDIPHVERELMLVKVHTATPRARDEVLRLVEIFRGKVVDVSPETYTVEITGSEDKLNAFLELIKPFGIKEMARTGKIALKRELNAQEEE, encoded by the coding sequence ATGGAAGATCTCAACCTTGTGAAGGCTCCTCTTTACAGGGAAACCAAGAAGGGTATAGTTAGAAAGCATTTAATAAGCCTTACAGTAAGGAACGAGCTTGGAGTATTAGCTAGGATAGCTACCCTGATAGCAGGTAAGGGATACAACATAGAAAGCCTGTCCGTTGGAGAGACACACGAAAAGGGTATATCCCGGATGACTCTAGAAGTAATAGGTGATGATGTAGTCATAGATCAGGTGGTAAAGCAGCTTCGGAAGCTCATAGACACGCTTAAGGTAAAGGATCTTACAGACATTCCTCATGTGGAAAGGGAGCTCATGCTTGTAAAGGTACATACAGCTACACCAAGGGCTAGAGATGAAGTTCTGAGGTTGGTAGAGATCTTTAGGGGTAAGGTGGTAGATGTTTCTCCAGAGACGTACACAGTTGAAATAACAGGCTCTGAAGACAAGCTAAACGCCTTCCTAGAGCTTATTAAACCCTTTGGCATAAAAGAAATGGCAAGGACTGGTAAGATAGCTCTTAAAAGAGAGTTAAACGCGCAGGAGGAGGAGTGA
- a CDS encoding YidH family protein, whose translation MLLRKDLPAAKDARIYKSIERTFLGYSKLSLGMLSFAVFLGKLNIIAEYTGKIHVSVVLEYLAIGLSLLGVFMVSFGLFTFSRDIKYLEGGIEVSPKEVTDPRIYMAAERTFLAWVRTAISLIVFGFVIEKFEFFIVQLENVFHMHVGKDGSHHTLISIGVFVIIIGIATLLLGAFNFYKTIKDVDIGYYRTRVWLYKLYGAIIFFTCLVLFVYVLRLF comes from the coding sequence ATGTTATTACGTAAGGACCTTCCTGCTGCAAAGGATGCGCGCATATACAAGTCCATAGAAAGAACCTTCCTGGGCTATTCTAAACTCTCCTTAGGTATGCTCTCCTTTGCGGTATTCCTTGGGAAGCTCAACATCATAGCTGAGTATACTGGTAAGATTCATGTGTCTGTAGTCTTGGAGTATTTAGCCATAGGGCTTTCTCTCTTGGGTGTTTTCATGGTAAGCTTTGGACTTTTTACATTCAGCAGGGATATAAAATATCTAGAAGGAGGTATAGAGGTGTCTCCTAAGGAGGTTACAGATCCACGGATATACATGGCTGCTGAGAGAACTTTTCTTGCTTGGGTTAGAACAGCTATATCTCTTATAGTCTTTGGCTTTGTTATAGAAAAGTTTGAGTTCTTTATAGTGCAGCTGGAAAATGTCTTTCATATGCATGTGGGTAAAGATGGAAGCCATCACACCCTTATCAGTATAGGAGTGTTCGTGATAATCATAGGCATTGCTACACTGCTTTTGGGTGCCTTTAACTTTTACAAGACTATAAAGGATGTGGATATAGGCTATTACAGAACCCGCGTATGGCTCTACAAACTCTACGGTGCTATCATATTCTTTACATGTCTTGTACTGTTTGTGTACGTCCTTAGGCTCTTCTAA
- a CDS encoding glycosyltransferase, translated as MRVLSVVDGYGWGGTKQQVFLLARELSKSGIKVDLALAFENLEMVQKLRPYSVGFRFFERRKGAYRLNPLNYYRLWKIIQEGSYDFVIANSPHALDYVSLVYRFLKERPKLIVVKRSSRKPNPFSIRFKYMLASRVVCVSREVAKVMEEAGIPPERIRVINSAIDLEIFKPMEGLREIKRKELGLGMDRKVFINVANWNPPVKAQDMLIKVFSRLECKDCVLLLVGYDTDVHAKKIAKEYGVEDRVVGLGFRQDVNELLNASDFFLLSSYFEGFPNALLQAMAVGLVCISTAVSGAVEIIEDGHNGFLVPVGDWETYLQKMKLVLELKREEREDIGFRAMQSVQLYSPSNMARKYMELFEELC; from the coding sequence ATGCGTGTACTTTCTGTAGTTGACGGGTACGGGTGGGGTGGCACTAAACAGCAGGTCTTCTTATTAGCTAGAGAGCTCTCAAAGAGTGGAATAAAGGTAGACCTAGCTCTGGCCTTTGAAAACCTTGAGATGGTGCAAAAACTACGGCCTTATAGTGTGGGCTTTCGTTTCTTTGAAAGAAGGAAGGGAGCTTACAGATTAAACCCTTTAAACTATTACAGGCTATGGAAGATCATACAGGAAGGAAGCTATGACTTTGTTATAGCCAACTCCCCCCATGCCCTAGACTACGTTAGCTTGGTCTACAGGTTCTTGAAGGAAAGACCCAAGCTCATAGTAGTAAAGAGAAGCTCGCGAAAGCCAAACCCTTTTTCTATAAGGTTTAAATACATGCTTGCCTCAAGGGTGGTATGTGTATCTCGGGAAGTAGCTAAGGTTATGGAGGAGGCAGGCATACCTCCAGAAAGGATAAGGGTGATAAACAGCGCTATAGACCTAGAGATCTTTAAGCCTATGGAAGGCTTGAGAGAGATAAAAAGGAAGGAGTTAGGCCTGGGAATGGACAGGAAGGTTTTTATAAACGTGGCCAACTGGAACCCTCCAGTAAAGGCTCAAGACATGCTCATAAAGGTGTTTTCTAGACTAGAATGTAAGGACTGCGTGCTGCTGCTTGTGGGCTATGACACGGACGTTCACGCTAAGAAGATAGCCAAAGAGTACGGCGTGGAGGACAGGGTTGTAGGTCTTGGCTTTAGACAGGATGTGAATGAACTTCTTAACGCTTCGGATTTTTTTCTACTGTCTTCTTACTTTGAAGGTTTTCCTAATGCCCTCCTGCAAGCTATGGCTGTAGGCCTTGTATGTATATCCACGGCGGTGTCTGGTGCTGTGGAGATCATAGAGGATGGACATAACGGCTTTTTGGTTCCCGTTGGTGACTGGGAAACTTACCTGCAGAAAATGAAGCTCGTACTTGAACTCAAGAGAGAAGAAAGAGAAGACATTGGCTTTAGGGCTATGCAGAGTGTACAGCTTTACTCTCCTTCGAACATGGCTAGAAAGTACATGGAGCTTTTTGAGGAACTCTGCTAA